Proteins from a genomic interval of Gadus morhua chromosome 19, gadMor3.0, whole genome shotgun sequence:
- the slco1d1 gene encoding solute carrier organic anion transporter family, member 1D1 yields MSVDTKPRRKACCSKLKLFLAALSFVYFAKAFAGGYMKSSVTQIERRFDIPSSLIGVIDGSFEIGNLLVIAFVSYFGAKLHRPRIIGAGCLVMAMGCFLTAMPHFFQGHYQYETSMSHSLDNATESILPCLTNHSTVVDTDMHSEKSRAACEKEAGSSMWVYVFLGNMLRGIGETPITPLGVSYLDDFSREENTAFYIACIQTVGILGPMMGFMLGSFCAKVYVDIGSVDLDALTINDQDSRWVGAWWLGFLVTGVVILMSAIPFFFLPKSMAKQGEEEEEEEEEERGRTGKGSNMEHDNFLPGEKARAEKEEEKEVNFSELAKDFLPSLRRLFSNRVYPLIILTSLVAVNGFIGMITFKPKYMEQIYGQSASKAIFLIGSMNLPAVALGVITGGLILKRFRLGVVGAARMALGTSITSFLLLFIQFFIHCDNAEVAGLTVSYQGLPAVSYQPVSMVSGCNMGCSCSLRHWDPVCSSNGLSYASPCLAGCQTSTGAGKEMVFHNCTCVGEMLRPAGNSSVVLGQCPRHGNCDYMFKLYMGFTVLFAFVSACGGTPGYIVLLRSIQPDLKSLALGMQTLIVRTLGGIPPPIYFGALIDRTCLKWGTKRCGGRGACRLYEANAFRMTFLGLIYSLYLVANLLWCALYYRVVQRARKASLRKQAKLQQNGQTDGPTARPASVVMGDRGDADRESTI; encoded by the exons ATGAGTGTGGACACCAAGCCACGGCGGAAGGCCTGCTGCTCCAAGCTCAAG ctctTCCTGGCGGCGCTGTCCTTTGTGTACTTCGCCAAGGCGTTCGCCGGCGGCTACATGAAGAGCTCGGTGACGCAGATCGAGAGACGCTTTGACATCCCCAGCTCCCTCATCGGGGTCATCGATGGCAGCTTCGAGATCG GTAACCTGCTGGTGATAGCCTTTGTGAGCTACTTCGGGGCGAAGCTCCACCGGCCGCGGATCATCGGGGCGGGCTGCCTCGTGATGGCCATGGGCTGCTTCCTCACCGCCATGCCACACTTCTTCCAGGGAca CTATCAGTACGAGACAAGCATGTCCCATAGTTTGGACAACGCCACAGAGAGCATCCTGCCCtgtctgaccaatcacagcacagtcgTGGACACCGACATGCACTCTGAGAAGTCCAGAGCAG CGTGTGAGAAGGAGGCGGGCTCGTCCATGTGGGTGTACGTGTTCCTTGGTAACATGCTGCGCGGCATCGGGGagacccccatcacccccctgGGAGTATCCTACCTGGACGACTTCTCCCGCGAGGAGAACACCGCCTTCTACATCG cATGCATCCAGACGGTGGGTATCCTGGGGCCCATGATGGGCTTCATGTTGGGGTCCTTCTGCGCTAAGGTCTACGTGGACATCGGCTCCGTGGACCTCG ACGCCTTGACCATCAACGACCAGGACTCTCGCTGGGTGGGCGCCTGGTGGCTGGGCTTCCTGGTCACCGGCGTGGTCATCCTGATGTCCGCCAtccccttcttcttcctgcCCAAGTCCATGGCCAagcagggcgaggaggaggaggaggaggaggaggaggagcgcggcCGCACCGGCAAAGGGTCCAACATGGAGCACGATAACTTCCTCCCAGGGGAGAAGGCGAGggcggagaaagaggaggagaaagaggtcAACTTCTCAGAGTTGGCTAAAG ACTTCCTGCCGTCGCTGCGGAGGCTGTTCAGTAACCGCGTGTACcccctcatcatcctcacctCCCTGGTGGCCGTGAACGGCTTCATCGGCATGATCACCTTCAAGCCCAAATACATGGAGCAGATCTACGGCCAGTCCGCCTCCAAGGCCATCTTCCTcatag ggaGCATGAACCTCCCGGCGGTGGCCCTGGGTGTGATCACGGGGGGTCTGATCCTGAAGAGGTTTCGTCTGGGCGTGGTGGGCGCGGCCCGCATGGCCCTGGggacctccatcacctccttcctcctcctcttcatccagtTCTTCATCCACTGCGACAACGCAGAGGTGGCCGGCCTCACCGTCTCCTACCAGGG gcTCCCCGCGGTGTCCTACCAGCCCGTCTCCATGGTGTCGGGGTGCAACATGGGCTGCTCCTGCTCGCTGCGCCACTGGGACCCGGTGTGCTCCTCCAACGGCCTCAGCTACGCCTCCCCCTGCCTGGCCGGCTGCCAGACCTCCACCGGGGCGGGCAAGGAGATG GTGTTCCACAACTGCACCTGTGTGGGCGAGATGCTGCGGCCGGCGGGCAACAGCTCGGTGGTGCTGGGCCAGTGCCCGCGGCACGGCAACTGTGACTACATGTTCAAGCTCTACATGGGCTTCACTGTGCTGTTCGCCTTCGTGTCCGCCTGCGGAGGAACGCCCGGGTACATCGTCCTGctcag ATCCATCCAGCCGGACCTCAAGTCCCTGGCTTTAGGGATGCAGACCCTGATAGTCCGGACCCTGG GTGGGATCCCGCCTCCCATATACTTTGGGGCGCTGATTGACAGGACGTGTCTGAAGTGGGGGACCAAGCGATGCGGGGGCCGGGGCGCCTGCCGTCTCTACGAGGCCAACGCCTTCAG GATGACCTTCCTGGGCCTGATCTACTCGCTGTACCTGGTGGCCAACCTGCTGTGGTGCGCCCTCTACTACCGCGTGGTGCAGCGCGCCCGCAAGGCGTCGCTACGGAAACAGGCCAAGCTGCAGCagaacggacagacagacgggccgaCGGCGCGACCGGCCAGCGTCGTAATGGGGGACCGGGGCGACGCCGACCGGGAGAGCACCATCTAA